In Aegilops tauschii subsp. strangulata cultivar AL8/78 chromosome 3, Aet v6.0, whole genome shotgun sequence, one genomic interval encodes:
- the LOC141020769 gene encoding protein FAR1-RELATED SEQUENCE 12-like, which produces MNLFVKQYSKLQFDREAEEGFQEKRARLGGVVLRYDFPLEEHASHVYTRTMFEMFGQALYRAGRYDVEEVQRGTRYLVRHVEAEKREKWCREMHAVDVNDGGARYTCGCVLFEHMGMLCCHAIKVNPNTTTICECLE; this is translated from the exons ATGAACCTTTTCGTGAAGCAATACAGCAAGCTGCAGTTTGACCGGGAAGCTGAAGAAGGGTTCCAAGAGAAGAGGGCCAGGCTG GGCGGTGTAGTTCTGCGATACGATTTCCCTCTGGAAGAGCATGCGAGCCACGTGTACACCCGGACTATGTTTGAGATGTTTGGTCAGGCTTTGTACCGTGCAGGGAGATATGATGTCGAGGAAGTCCAACGAGGCACAAGGTACCTTGTGCGGCATGTTGAAGCTGAGAAGCGAGAAAAGTGGTGCCGCGAGATGCATGCGGTTGATGTCAATGATGGCGGCGCTCGTTACACGTGCGGATGCGTCTTGTTTGAGCACATGGGGATGCTTTGTTGCCATGCTATCAAGGTTAATCCTAACACTACAACTATATGCGAGTGCCTTGAATGA
- the LOC109784144 gene encoding uncharacterized protein: MAPRQIGKRGRGSSAATPSASWTSPADGGLAHWLGVFEEICGVTLVADEEFPGCAAAAAGSVPSSPDSVVRPFYPDTRQSDEGVAAPAAQRDLSDVEFSGGSCTTFSSGSGDVASGRAHGAAPPVASGGSIQSLPHSAQASANTTIRVGWKRRPRGPKGPDERAVVVDRVPALESGIRGFADRGTEVVVNSALGTIFDSLPEAYEFYNLYSWEVGFGIRYGKSRQNVNGTKCMQEIICGCAVI; encoded by the exons GGGAAGAGGCTCTTCTGCGGCGACGCCATCGGCTTCATGGACATCGCCGGCCGACGGCGGGCTGGCGCACTGGCTGGGCGTCTTCGAGGAGATCTGCGGGGTGACGCTGGTGGCCGACGAGGAATTCCCGGGTTGCGCTGCCGCGGCGGCAGGGTCAGTACCAAGCTCGCCGGATTCGGTCGTCCGCCCCTTCTATCCTGATACTCGGCAGTCGGATGAGGgggtggcggcgccggcggcgcagAGGGATCTGTCTGATGTCGAGTTCTCCGGGGGGTCCTGCACCACGTTCAGCTCAGGCAGTGGTGATGTGGCGTCCGGGCGCGCCCATGGCGCGGCGCCGCCCGTCGCTTCTGGCGGCTCGATTCAGTCCTTACCACACAGTGCCCAAGCATCCGCAAACACCACCATCCGAGTTGGCTGGAAGCGCAG GCCAAGAGGGCCGAAAGGCCCAGACGAGCGGGCGGTAGTGGTTGATCGTGTGCCGGCACTCGAATCTGGCATACGAGGATTCGCTGACAGGGGGACTGAGGTGGTTGTCAACTCGGCGCTTGGCACAATTTTCGATTCTCTGCCAGAGGCGTATGAATTCTACAATCTTTATTCATGGGAGGTTGGCTTTGGTATTCGTTACGGCAAGAGCAGGCAGAATGTCAATGGGACCAAGTGTATGCAGGAGATCATATGCGGCTGTGCTGTAATCTAA
- the LOC141020768 gene encoding protein FAR1-RELATED SEQUENCE 5-like gives MLRLHRTDDGGWYVSENRASHNHELLRTCAEKLHWPSHRRIDTYTRDLVKQLRQNNVNLGKVYSVIGSLFGRMENVPFTKRCLRTFCGMLSREQADDDVRKTMDAFSELGSNDPEFSYVVEVDKESKIKTLLWTNGRSKIQYHNFGDVITFDTTYKTNLYDMPFGLFVGVNNHFQSIIMGGS, from the coding sequence ATGCTGCGACTGCACCGGACAGATGATGGTGGGTGGTATGTATCGGAGAATCGTGCTTCACACAACCATGAACTGCTTCGGACATGTGCGGAGAAGCTGCACTGGCCATCTCACCGGCGCATTGACACATACACGAGGGACCTTGTGAAGCAGTTGCGGCAGAACAATGTTAATCTGGGCAAGGTGTACAGCGTCATTGGCAGCCTGTTTGGCCGGATGGAGAATGTACCGTTCACGAAGAGGTGCCTTCGAACTTTCTGTGGAATGCTTAGTAGGGAGCAGGCGGACGATGATGTGCGCAAGACTATGGATGCATTCTCCGAGCTGGGATCTAATGACCCGGAGTTTTCGTATGTTGTTGAGGTTGATAAAGAAAGCAAGATAAAAACCCTTTTGTGGACCAATGGGAGAAGCAAGATCCAATACCACAATTTCGGGGATGTCATAACATTTGACACAACTTACAAGACAAACCTATATGACATGCCTTTCGGGTTGTTCGTGGGAGTGAACAACCACTTCCAGAGTATCATCATGGGGGGGTCATGA